A portion of the Algisphaera agarilytica genome contains these proteins:
- a CDS encoding sulfatase family protein encodes MPIRSRLLACLCVLLFSLSAVAEDRPNFIVIMADDLGYNDVGFNGSEEIFTPRLDELAANGVIFNNGYVTHAYCGPSRAGLITGRYQARFGVEVNFTSSPFDIHQGLPLEQKTFGNRMQAAGYRTGIIGKWHLGASYPFHPNNRGFDYFYGFLSGGHDYFPDTVTYIHPLIQESGKNAGKPHYSANETTYWPLMRNENAAEFDEYLTTALSRDAAKFVKESDKPFCLYLAYNAPHGPLQAPKELIEKYNHIEGKKRRVYAAMIDSMDSGIGMVVDALKESGKYENTLIFFLSDNGGVQPKPGYEGEDYADNSPYRGGKGSMVEGGTNVPFIAHWPKGIPAGTVYDYPVSALDITGTFVALGDGDTSGPPIEGKNLIPYITGENTEPPHEAIFLRMVDGVNWMIRTPEAKLLLERPFQAKDEGKPELYDMVNDPYETNNIIDEQPELRAELAKLWNDWNKDNVGNRFLQAGNYQKTRLKFYEDLQKEQDAKAAKYKPIVVE; translated from the coding sequence ATGCCGATACGCTCCCGCCTGCTTGCCTGTCTGTGCGTTCTGTTGTTTTCGCTTAGCGCGGTCGCCGAGGATCGGCCCAACTTCATCGTCATCATGGCCGATGACCTGGGCTACAACGACGTCGGCTTCAACGGCTCGGAGGAAATCTTTACGCCCCGCCTCGACGAGCTCGCGGCCAACGGCGTGATCTTCAACAACGGCTACGTCACCCACGCCTACTGCGGCCCCTCCCGCGCGGGCCTGATCACCGGGCGTTACCAGGCCCGCTTCGGGGTCGAAGTCAACTTTACCAGCTCGCCTTTCGACATCCACCAGGGCCTGCCGCTCGAACAGAAAACCTTCGGCAACCGCATGCAGGCCGCGGGCTACCGCACCGGCATCATCGGCAAGTGGCACCTCGGCGCGTCCTACCCCTTCCACCCCAACAACCGCGGCTTCGACTACTTCTACGGCTTCCTCTCCGGCGGACACGACTACTTCCCCGACACCGTCACCTACATCCACCCGCTCATCCAGGAATCCGGCAAGAACGCGGGCAAGCCGCACTACAGCGCCAACGAAACCACCTACTGGCCGCTGATGCGCAACGAGAACGCGGCGGAGTTCGATGAATACCTCACCACCGCGCTCAGCCGCGACGCCGCTAAGTTTGTCAAAGAGAGCGACAAGCCCTTCTGCCTCTACCTTGCCTACAACGCCCCACACGGCCCGCTGCAGGCACCCAAAGAACTCATCGAAAAATACAACCACATCGAAGGCAAGAAACGCCGGGTCTACGCCGCGATGATCGACTCCATGGATTCTGGCATCGGCATGGTCGTCGATGCGCTCAAGGAATCAGGCAAGTACGAAAACACGCTGATCTTCTTCCTCTCGGACAACGGCGGCGTGCAGCCCAAGCCCGGCTACGAGGGCGAAGACTACGCAGACAACTCGCCCTACCGCGGCGGCAAGGGCAGCATGGTCGAGGGCGGCACCAACGTCCCCTTCATCGCCCACTGGCCCAAGGGCATCCCCGCGGGCACGGTCTACGACTACCCCGTCTCGGCGCTGGACATCACCGGCACCTTCGTGGCGCTGGGCGACGGCGACACCTCCGGCCCGCCGATCGAGGGCAAGAACTTGATCCCCTACATCACCGGCGAAAACACCGAGCCACCCCACGAAGCGATCTTCTTGCGCATGGTCGACGGCGTGAACTGGATGATCCGTACCCCCGAGGCCAAGCTGCTGCTCGAGCGCCCCTTCCAGGCGAAGGACGAAGGCAAGCCCGAACTGTACGACATGGTCAACGACCCCTACGAGACCAACAACATCATCGACGAGCAGCCCGAGCTGCGGGCCGAGCTAGCGAAACTATGGAATGATTGGAACAAAGACAACGTCGGCAACCGCTTCCTGCAAGCAGGAAACTACCAGAAAACCCGCCTGAAGTTCTACGAAGACCTCCAGAAAGAACAAGACGCCAAGGCCGCGAAGTACAAGCCCATCGTCGTCGAGTAA
- a CDS encoding sulfatase family protein produces MMNRLHWLASCLLLFALTASASADDARPNLLVIMADDLGYGDLGFTGAPDIETPRLDALAANGVEFTNGYVTHPYCGPSRCGFITGRYQARFGVDVNFPNSPFDRHIGLPTTETTFATRLQKAGYRTGLIGKWHLGTAAHFHPNRRGFDYFYGFLHGGHDYFPKDVTEVYELLKKDGTTNHLAGNDYKKAIHRNDQVATFDEYLTTALSRDAATFVKDSDKPFCLFLSYNAPHSPLQAPKELIEKYSHIEHPKRRVYAAMIDSMDSGIGMVVDALEEAGKLDNTLIFFLSDNGGVTPMFPWSPNADWPRNDPYRGGKVALLEGGIHVPFIAHWPKGLPAGVTYDQPVISLDIAATFVALGEGDTPGKPMDGVNLLPFVTGQADGVPHEALFWRKYNGQQWAIRTPTAKYLMPTLGPRPELYLLDSDPYETTDVRDNEPELRAKLSEMWNAWNAENQAAVYPEAHEYQKIRMQMFEDLNQRLREEAEAKHPKVID; encoded by the coding sequence ATGATGAATCGTCTGCACTGGTTGGCGTCATGCCTGCTTCTCTTTGCGTTAACCGCATCGGCCAGCGCCGATGACGCCCGTCCGAACCTGCTCGTAATCATGGCCGACGACCTGGGTTACGGCGACCTCGGCTTCACCGGAGCGCCCGACATCGAGACCCCGCGTCTCGACGCCCTGGCCGCCAACGGCGTCGAGTTCACCAACGGCTACGTCACCCACCCGTATTGCGGCCCATCGCGCTGCGGCTTCATCACCGGTCGCTACCAGGCCCGCTTCGGAGTGGATGTGAACTTCCCCAACTCGCCGTTCGACCGCCACATCGGCCTGCCCACCACCGAGACCACCTTCGCCACCCGCCTGCAGAAGGCCGGCTACCGCACCGGGCTCATCGGTAAGTGGCACCTCGGCACCGCCGCCCACTTCCACCCCAACCGCCGCGGATTCGACTACTTCTACGGCTTCCTCCACGGCGGCCACGACTACTTCCCCAAAGACGTCACCGAGGTCTACGAACTGCTCAAGAAAGACGGCACGACCAACCACCTGGCGGGCAACGACTACAAGAAAGCCATCCACCGCAACGACCAGGTCGCAACGTTCGACGAGTACCTCACCACCGCGCTCAGCCGCGACGCGGCGACCTTCGTGAAGGACAGCGACAAGCCGTTCTGCCTCTTCCTGTCCTACAACGCGCCGCACAGCCCACTGCAAGCACCCAAAGAGCTGATCGAGAAGTACAGCCACATCGAGCACCCCAAACGCCGGGTCTACGCCGCGATGATCGACTCGATGGATTCGGGCATCGGCATGGTGGTGGATGCCCTCGAAGAAGCGGGCAAGCTCGACAACACCTTGATCTTCTTCCTGTCGGACAACGGCGGCGTCACCCCGATGTTCCCCTGGTCGCCCAACGCCGACTGGCCGCGAAACGATCCGTACCGCGGCGGCAAGGTCGCGCTGCTCGAGGGCGGCATCCACGTGCCCTTCATCGCCCACTGGCCCAAAGGCCTACCGGCGGGCGTGACCTACGACCAGCCGGTGATCTCGCTCGACATCGCCGCGACGTTCGTCGCGCTCGGCGAGGGCGACACGCCCGGCAAGCCGATGGACGGGGTCAACCTGCTGCCCTTCGTCACCGGCCAAGCCGACGGCGTCCCGCACGAGGCCTTGTTCTGGCGCAAGTACAACGGCCAGCAATGGGCGATCCGCACGCCCACCGCGAAGTACCTCATGCCCACCCTCGGCCCGCGTCCCGAACTGTATTTGCTCGACAGCGACCCCTACGAAACCACCGATGTCCGCGACAACGAGCCCGAACTGCGGGCCAAGCTCTCGGAGATGTGGAATGCATGGAACGCCGAGAACCAGGCCGCCGTGTACCCCGAGGCCCACGAGTACCAGAAGATCCGGATGCAGATGTTTGAAGACCTCAACCAACGCCTCCGCGAAGAGGCGGAAGCGAAGCACCCCAAGGTGATCGACTAG
- a CDS encoding aldo/keto reductase produces MPNPDATSTRTTRRNFLKSTTAVGAALGLPTAAAHADTTKTSPANEEQVKAPAAPAAEPEWRNRNPDMTYRMLGRTGFMVSEVVYGGYLMKPNTIDLYEAALDRGLNYLDQATAYGGGDGEKAIGALLKRGIQRDRFFLTTKLSHYNGYVRRMYTEKYKTLADGKQTEIDELAARLLEESGNTRPGYHVNYFKGQEGPFDGTYRVNAMKQLGYNAGSKKQFKDKMYEILEASMKRTTVDHYDVLFCPHSVESPEAFDDEALLEGMAELKKSGKARSLAFSAHNDAGANLTAAVGTGVYDVAMIGYNIVNHLALDPVIEQAAEAGMGVVAMKVARPVIVDALEWRIAKLNAMVPDEDLSIAQKAYLAALQNPNLSAVISDMADENMLNENLALAGRKTELNLV; encoded by the coding sequence ATGCCCAACCCCGACGCCACTTCCACACGGACCACACGCCGCAACTTCCTCAAGAGCACGACGGCGGTGGGGGCCGCGCTGGGTTTGCCCACGGCCGCGGCACACGCCGACACGACCAAGACATCCCCGGCGAATGAAGAGCAGGTCAAAGCTCCGGCGGCTCCGGCCGCTGAGCCCGAGTGGCGTAACCGGAACCCCGATATGACCTATCGCATGTTGGGGCGGACGGGGTTTATGGTGTCGGAGGTGGTCTACGGCGGCTACCTGATGAAGCCGAACACGATCGATCTGTACGAGGCGGCCCTCGACCGCGGGCTGAATTACCTCGACCAGGCGACCGCGTACGGGGGAGGCGATGGCGAGAAGGCGATCGGCGCGTTGCTCAAGCGTGGCATCCAGCGCGACCGCTTTTTTCTGACGACCAAGCTCTCGCACTACAACGGCTACGTCCGCCGGATGTACACCGAGAAATACAAAACGCTTGCCGATGGCAAGCAGACCGAGATCGACGAATTGGCGGCTCGCCTCCTCGAAGAGAGCGGCAACACCCGGCCCGGGTACCACGTCAACTATTTCAAAGGGCAGGAAGGCCCGTTCGACGGCACGTATCGTGTGAACGCGATGAAGCAGCTCGGCTACAACGCGGGCAGCAAGAAGCAGTTCAAGGACAAGATGTACGAGATCCTTGAAGCCAGCATGAAGCGAACCACGGTCGATCACTACGACGTGTTGTTCTGCCCGCACAGCGTCGAGTCGCCGGAGGCGTTTGACGACGAGGCGCTGCTCGAAGGCATGGCCGAGCTCAAGAAATCGGGCAAAGCCCGGTCGCTGGCGTTCTCGGCGCACAACGACGCCGGGGCCAACCTCACCGCCGCGGTCGGCACGGGCGTCTACGACGTCGCGATGATCGGCTACAACATCGTGAACCACTTGGCGTTGGACCCGGTCATCGAGCAGGCCGCGGAGGCGGGCATGGGTGTGGTGGCGATGAAGGTCGCCCGGCCGGTGATCGTCGACGCCCTGGAGTGGCGGATCGCCAAGCTCAACGCGATGGTCCCCGATGAAGACCTGAGCATCGCCCAGAAAGCGTACCTCGCCGCGTTGCAGAACCCGAACCTCTCCGCGGTGATCTCCGACATGGCGGATGAGAACATGTTGAACGAAAACCTGGCGCTGGCGGGCCGCAAGACCGAGCTCAACCTGGTCTGA
- a CDS encoding sulfatase family protein, giving the protein MMRHALHALLALLFAVPLSAGNLDPARPNVIVIYYDDMGWGDMGANVASEFAVPEGSKYLEAGAKSLTPYLDALAAQGMRFTNGHSADGVCTPSRYALMTGRYCWRTWLKRGVTGGYSPSLMQPDEFTVGKMFQKQGYRTAMVGKWHIGMEFQDREGNAVKIPKYSAEVLAKDQIDFSRPVLDTPMHTSGFDYFFGTSASLDMPPYAWLETRGDDVHLLVDGALVIEGEVDFTQGRVAMNADLDERKGLREEIQAFARDGVIDPTFVFADYLQIQAAKVAEVIAEREADGQPFFIYVPMPAPHTPHTVQPEFVGSAGWTYGDYVVQTDYYTGKIIEALGDPADPKRLAANTVVFVTSDNGPENIAYHSSLENNHDANGPYAGRKRDSYEGGTRVPFVVRWPGVAEPGSVTDHLCWQGDIIPTLAEHLGVELGEREAPDAESFLPVLRGQAMPEGRRQAIIQHSSRGQFAIVEHTGRWKLIDGTGGGGNKTTGDADNQETLVAGTLRGEPKQLFDLKADPGERENLLKNPSPSVQKTAKDLYNLLNQIRGDAEWGTDGSSWPDR; this is encoded by the coding sequence ATGATGCGCCACGCTCTGCATGCACTCCTGGCTTTGCTCTTTGCTGTTCCACTTTCAGCGGGGAACCTCGATCCCGCTCGGCCGAACGTGATCGTGATCTACTACGACGACATGGGCTGGGGCGATATGGGGGCGAACGTGGCGAGCGAGTTCGCCGTGCCCGAAGGATCGAAGTATCTGGAGGCGGGCGCGAAGTCGTTGACGCCGTACCTCGACGCGTTGGCGGCGCAGGGGATGCGATTCACCAACGGGCACTCGGCCGACGGGGTGTGCACGCCGTCGCGGTACGCGTTGATGACCGGGCGTTACTGCTGGCGGACATGGCTCAAACGCGGTGTGACCGGGGGGTACAGCCCGTCGTTGATGCAACCGGACGAATTCACCGTCGGGAAGATGTTCCAGAAGCAGGGCTACCGCACCGCGATGGTCGGCAAGTGGCACATCGGCATGGAGTTTCAGGACCGCGAGGGCAACGCGGTGAAGATCCCGAAATACAGCGCCGAAGTGCTGGCCAAGGACCAGATCGATTTTTCTCGGCCGGTGCTGGACACGCCGATGCACACCTCGGGCTTCGACTACTTCTTCGGGACGTCCGCGTCACTGGACATGCCGCCCTACGCCTGGCTCGAGACTCGCGGCGATGACGTGCATCTGCTCGTTGACGGTGCGCTGGTGATCGAGGGCGAGGTCGATTTCACCCAAGGCCGAGTCGCGATGAACGCAGACCTGGATGAACGCAAGGGGCTGCGCGAAGAGATCCAGGCGTTTGCGCGGGACGGCGTGATCGATCCGACCTTTGTGTTTGCGGACTACCTGCAGATTCAGGCGGCGAAGGTGGCCGAGGTGATCGCCGAGCGTGAAGCCGACGGCCAGCCGTTTTTCATCTACGTGCCGATGCCCGCGCCGCACACGCCCCACACCGTGCAGCCCGAGTTCGTCGGCAGCGCTGGCTGGACCTACGGCGACTACGTCGTGCAGACCGACTACTACACGGGAAAGATTATCGAGGCGTTGGGCGATCCCGCGGACCCGAAGCGTTTGGCGGCGAACACGGTGGTGTTCGTGACCAGCGACAACGGGCCGGAGAACATCGCGTATCACTCGAGCCTGGAAAACAACCACGACGCAAACGGCCCGTACGCCGGCCGGAAGCGCGACAGCTACGAGGGCGGGACGCGGGTGCCGTTCGTGGTGCGCTGGCCGGGCGTGGCAGAGCCGGGGAGCGTGACGGACCACCTGTGCTGGCAGGGCGACATCATCCCGACGCTGGCGGAACACCTCGGCGTGGAGCTTGGGGAGCGTGAGGCGCCGGACGCCGAGAGCTTTCTGCCGGTGCTGCGGGGCCAAGCGATGCCCGAAGGACGACGCCAGGCGATCATCCAGCACTCCTCCCGCGGGCAGTTCGCCATCGTCGAGCACACCGGCCGATGGAAGCTCATCGATGGCACGGGCGGCGGGGGCAACAAGACCACCGGCGACGCCGACAACCAGGAAACGCTCGTGGCCGGAACCCTGCGTGGCGAGCCGAAACAGCTCTTTGACCTCAAGGCCGACCCCGGTGAGCGGGAGAATTTACTCAAAAATCCGTCGCCGAGCGTCCAAAAAACTGCAAAAGATTTATATAATCTTCTCAACCAGATCCGTGGCGACGCGGAATGGGGCACCGACGGCAGCAGTTGGCCGGACCGGTGA
- a CDS encoding 3-keto-disaccharide hydrolase: MKKFSVCLVIGLLAAGAGEVAEEPLPLLPSGWHVHDRERPLPPVITPGATNAEPPSDAIVLFDGTNTDEWWANAENDVQWKIQDGYMEIVPKTHGMSTRRKFGDMQLHLEWAAPEEIKGHAQQRGNSGVFLMGKYEVQIMDAWENDSYADGMVAAVYGQTPALVNAAKKPGEWQTYDIIFKAPVFEDDKLVSPAYVTVFHNGVLVQNHTEILGPTRHKKAHPYEPHEAKRPFFLQNHGQVVRYRNIWVREL; this comes from the coding sequence ATGAAGAAATTCAGCGTGTGTTTGGTGATCGGGCTGTTGGCGGCGGGTGCGGGCGAGGTCGCTGAGGAGCCCCTGCCGCTGTTGCCCAGCGGGTGGCATGTCCACGACCGCGAGCGCCCGCTGCCCCCGGTGATCACCCCCGGGGCCACGAATGCGGAGCCGCCCTCCGACGCGATTGTGCTTTTCGACGGCACGAACACCGACGAGTGGTGGGCCAACGCCGAGAACGACGTGCAGTGGAAGATCCAGGACGGCTACATGGAAATCGTCCCCAAGACCCACGGCATGAGTACGCGTCGGAAGTTCGGCGACATGCAGCTGCACCTCGAATGGGCCGCACCCGAAGAGATCAAGGGCCACGCGCAGCAGCGCGGCAACAGCGGCGTGTTTCTCATGGGCAAGTACGAAGTGCAGATCATGGACGCCTGGGAAAACGATTCCTACGCCGACGGCATGGTCGCCGCGGTCTACGGCCAGACGCCCGCGCTGGTCAACGCCGCTAAGAAGCCCGGCGAGTGGCAGACCTACGACATCATCTTCAAGGCCCCGGTCTTTGAAGACGACAAGCTCGTCAGCCCGGCCTACGTCACGGTCTTCCACAACGGCGTCCTGGTCCAGAACCACACCGAAATCCTCGGCCCGACCCGCCACAAGAAAGCCCACCCCTACGAGCCCCATGAAGCCAAACGCCCGTTCTTCCTGCAGAACCACGGCCAAGTCGTACGCTACCGCAACATCTGGGTGCGTGAGCTGTAA